The genomic window CTCCAGTTACAGATATTATCTGTTGAGTTATAAACCagctacattattttatttttttgtatccttAAACTGATTATACTATATTTGGTATTAAAATAAACCAAAGGTGTAATAAGTTGTTACAGACAGGAATAGATTAAAGATCCAGGTTTGAATATATTCAACATTAAATTCATTCTTTTAGGGGCGTCTATTGTGGTTTTAGATTTGCACCTATTAATAAGATGGTAGAAGTCGGTTGCCCAGTTTGGTTTTTGAATAAGTTTGAACTAGCAGCAACAATCCACCACAGATTACTGCTATAATGAATTAGGTATATTCACACTGCATTCTTTTAATTACATATGTGTGACCTTGTATAACAATATCCATTTATATTTTACAATTTAGAAGGCCGACCACACTAATGGGAAAAAAGATAAGGAAGGAGAACAATGATAGAAAAAAACCTAATAATGAGCAAAGGCCAAAAACTATGTGAAAATAAACTCATAACTACTGTCCATATATCCATGTTTGATTCAAGTCTTTCTCTgtaataatactttttaaaatgtcattcccATCTATGATTTTATGTATTGGCTAGAAACCCTTGACGATTTAATTAGGTGTTTAATTAGAAACACCTAAAAGATACCTAAACATTTTCCTTTCCAACTGTGATTCAACAAGATCCAGACAGTTGCCTTTTCCCCCTTATTCTCTCTGGAATGGCCACCAAGGCCATTTGTATGCACATGTTCTTTGTAACCTTAGGTAGAACACCGACTATATCtagttatttttcaaaatattctttATAGGACAACATACCAATGTACTAAAAATGGGAATTGCCTAATCAGTCTAAATTGTATTGCCTATGCATATATACAATTGCAAAACTATTGATGAATGGTCACTATTTTAGAATACCTGTGTATAAGTCTCATACCAAAGATACTTTCTGCTAAATAATCTATGGAttactgttttctctctctctttctttctctcttttgtaaGCAGGTGATAGTCCTCCAGAGGAGAAGAATACTCCTGGGCTTGAAGAATCAAAAACTGGAATGGAAATTAAAGTAGAGGAACATAAGCCACTAAAAGAATCTGCTGAACTGCCAGAATGGAACAAAAGCAGCACTAATGATATAAAGATAATTGAATCACTGCCAGATCATTTGAATGAACAGCAGAAGAGGCAGCAGCTTTCTGTTTCTGATCGCCATGTCTATAAATATCGTTGTAACCATTGTAGCTTGGCTTTTAAGACTATGCAGAAGCTTCAGATACATTCCCAGTATCATGCTATTCGGGCTGCTACCATGTGTAGCCTTTGCCAACGTAGCTTCCGTACATTCcaggctttaaaaaaacatttggaaaCAGGCCATCCAGAACTCAGTGAAGCTGAAATTCAGCAGCTGTGTGCATCTTTACCTGTAAATGGTGAACTCTGGTCAGAAAATGAAAGTATGGCACAAGATGAACATGCACTAGAACAAGATATAGAAAGGGAATATGAGGTAGACCAGGAAGGTAAAGCAAGTCCTGTAGGAAGTGATAGCAGCTCGATTCCAGATGAAATGGGCTCAGAACCAAAGCGGACCTTACCTTTTAGAAAAGGGCCAAATTTTACTATGGAAAAATTTCTAGATCCTTCTCGTCCATATAAATGCACAGTGTGCAAAGAATCTTTCACGCAAAAGAACATTCTTTTGGTCCATTATAATTCAGTCTCTCATTTACATAAACTCAAAAAAGTGTTGCAGGAAGCATCCAGTCCTGTCCCTCAAGAAGCCAACAGCAGCACTGACAACAAACCCTACAAATGCAGCATTTGTAATGTTTCTTACAGCCAAAGTTCTACACTGGAAATCCACATGAGATCTGTACTGCATCAGACTAAGGCAAGGGCTGCGAAATTAGAGCCAAACAGTAATACTTTAAGTGGAACTAGTACAGCAGGGAGCGTTAATAGCCCTAGCCAAGGATCAGTAGAGTCTACAAGCCTACCAGCAGTAAACAGCAAAGAAACTCACCTAGATGCCAAAGAGGTAACTAAAAAACAGGCTTCTGAATTGATTTCTGCTCAGCCTACACATCATCCTCCCCAGTCACCAGCACAGCTGCAGATGCAACTCCAACATGAATTGCAGCAGCAAGCAGCTTTCTTTCAACCACAGTTCTTGAACCCTGCATTTTTGCCTCATTTCCCTATGACGCCAGAGGCACTGCTGCAATTTCAGCAGCCACAGTTTCTTTTTCCGTTCTATATTCCTGGGACTGAATTCAGTTTGAGCCCTGATCTGGGTTTATCTGCTTCTGCCGCTTTTGGTATGCCTGGAATGGCAGGTATGGCAGGTTCGTTGTTAGAAGACCTAAAACAGCAGATGCAAGCTCAGCACCATGTCGGTCAAACTCAGCTGCAACTACTACAGCAACAGGCACAACAGTATCAAGTTACACCACCTCAAATTCAGCcccaaaagcagcagcagcagcagcagcaaactaATAAGTTGATAAAAGCAGAGCAAAATCCTGTAAATGCAGAATGCCAGATGGGGAAGGATATGCCCCTAATGAAGGAATCTGAAGAAATTTCTGAGaaacaagaaaaaccaaagcAAGAATTCATAAGTGATAGTGAAGgattgaaagaaaacaaagaaataaagaagcaGAAGTCTTCAGAACCAATTATCCCACCACCTAGAATTGCTTCTGGGGCAAGAGGAAATGCAGCCAAGGCTTTGTTAGAAAATTTTGGCTTTGAGTTGGTTATTCAATATAACGAGAATAGGCAGAAggtgcagaagaaaaataaaaccgGTGATTGTGAAAACACTGACAAATTGGAATGTGCAGCATGTAGcaaattattttcaaacataCTTATATTGAAGAGTCATCAGGAACACGTTCATGGTCAGTTCTTCCCATATGGTGCACTAGAAAAATTTGCCTGTCAATACAGGGAGGCATATGACAAGCTTTATCCTATTTCACCATCTTCTCCAGAACCACCgccacctccaccaccacctccagctCCATCTGTTACTCCTTCACAGCCTTCCTCTAGCTCTGGAAAAATCCAGAGCATAACTCCCACTCCTCTGCAAGCTCCACCACCAACAccacctcctccaccaccacctcctccacctcctccacctcctccaccacctTCTGCTCCACCACCAGTGCAGCTGCCAGTATCTTTAGAtcttcctcttttccccccaATTATGATGCAATCAGTCCAACACCCAGCATTACCTCCTCAGCTTGCCCTTCAGTTACCACCAATGGATGCTTTATCTGCAGATCTTACTCAGCTTTGTCAGCAACAGCTTGGATTAGATCCCAATTTTCTACGACACTCTCAATTCAAGCGCCCTCGTACTAGAATCACAGATGACCAACTGAAAATCCTGCGAGCATATTTTGATATTAATAACTCTCCGAGCGAAGAACAGATtcaagaaatggctgagaaatcTGGCCTTTCACAAAAAGTTATTAAACATTGGTTTCGAAATACCTTATTTAAGGAACGACAGAGAAATAAAGATTCTCCATACAATTTTAGTAACCCTCCCATAACAGTTTTGGAAGATATAAGAATTGAACCACAAACCAGTTCTTTAGAACATTACAAATCTGATGCATCTTTAAGCAAGCGATCATCTAGAACAAGATTCACTGACTACCAGTTGAGAGTGTTACAAGATTTTTTTGATACAAATGCTTATCCAAAGGACGATGAAATTGAACAGCTTTCAACAGTACTTAACTTAGCTACTCGTGTTATTGTTGTATGGTTCCAAAATGCACGTCAAAAGGCTCGAAAAAGCTATGAGAATCAAGCTGAAACTAAAGATAATGAGAAAAGGGAACTCACCAATGAGAGATACATTAGGACTAGTAACATGCAATatcaatgtaaaaaatgtaatgtCGTTTTTCCTAGAATTTTTGACTTAATTACTCATCAGAAAAAACTGTGTTATAAAGATGAGGATGATGATGCCCAAGATGAAAGTCAAACAGAGGACTCAATGGATGCCACAGACCAAACACTTTATAGGAACTGTACATATTCTGGTCCATCAGATTCATCTAAAAGTATGGCTCTAACAACCGCAGGAAGCTCTGGATCTGGCTCTAGTACTCCTTTGATGCCATCACCCAAACCCGAGCCAGACAAAAACTCTCCCAAGCCTGATTTACctgaaaagcaaaagcaaaatgaCACTACACCTAAACAAGTTGAGACTTCCTCCCAAAGCAACAAATTAATGCAATCCACACTAACATCCTCCACAGGATCGTCCACTGATGCACAGCCCTCAGCTTCTCAAGCACAGCAACACAAACAATCTCAAATAGGAGGCAGACCACCTTCTACATCACAATCTACACCGATTCCTTCCAGTCCTTTAACAATTTCAATGGGTCCTCTTCAAAACAGTCTACCTCCTCAATTATTACAGTACCAATGTGACCAGTGTACAGTCGCCTTTCCCACTTTAGAACTTTGGCAGGAACACCAACACATGCATTTCTTAGCAGCACAAAATCAATTCCTTCACTCTCAGTTTTTAGAAAGGCCTATGGATATGCCCTATATGATATTTGATCCTAATAGCTCTTTGATGACAGGTCAGTTGCTGAATAGTTCTTTGGCTCAGATGGCACCACAAGTAGGTTCAACTCACACAACTCACCATACTGCTTCAGTTTCTGGCTCACTTAAAAGGAAACTGGATGACAAGGATGATAATAACTGTagtgaaaaagaaggaggaaacaGTGGTGAGGACCAGCACCGTGATAAACGATTGAGAACTACAATTACTCCAGAGCAGTTGGAAATACTCTATGAAAAATACCTTTTGGATTCCAATCCTACTCGTAAAATGCTAGATCACATTGCACGTGAAGTAGGTCTGAAAAAGAGGGTTGTACAAGTCTGGTTTCAAAACACAAGAGCTCGAGAAAGAAAAGGGCAATTTCGTGCAGTAGGGCCAGCCCAGTCTCATAAAAGATGTCCTTTTTGTCGAGCATTGTTTAAAGCAAAGTCAGCTTTAGAAAGTCATATTCGCAGTCGACACTGGAATGAAGGAAAACAGGCAGGATATAGTTTGCCACCGAGTCCTTTAATAGCCAAtgaagatggaggagagagtCCACAAAAATACATGTTTTTTGATTATCCATCATCTTTAACAAAAATTGATTTATCAAGTGAAAATGAATTAGCTTCTACTGTCTCAACTCCTGTTAGTAAAACTGCAGAAATGTCACCGAAGAATCTTTTAAGTCCTTCGTCTTTCAAAGCGGAATgcaatgaagatattgaaaatCTGAATGCTTCTCATGTTGATAGTTGTTATGATCAGAGCAAAACTGACTTTGATGAAACTTCATCAATTAATACTGCAATTAGTGATGCTACAACAGGAGATGAaggaaacaatgaaacagaaagtATGAGTGGTGGTTCAAAAGATGTGAAATCTACATCAACTCCCAAAGAGCcaaaaaatattctcaatgacaATTTGCCAAAAAACATAAACATACCTAATGTGGAGAACAGTGATGATAGGCATTTATTCTCTATGACGAGCCCATCAATCCATTTCAGTGACAAAGATTGTGATCTCGACCAAAGTGTTTACATTACTGATGATCCTGATGATAATGCTGATCGCAGTGAGACATCGAGCATTGCCGATCCAAGTTCACCTAATCCATTTGGAGGAAACAATCCCTTTAAATCTAAAAGTAGTGATCGGCCTGGTCACAAACGATTTCGGACACAAATGAGTAATTTACAGCTTAAGGTCTTGAAGGCTTGCTTTAGTGATTATCGGACTCCAACCATGCAAGAATGCGAAATGCTAGGAAATGAGATTGGCTTGCCCAAACGTGTGGTACAAGTTTGGTTTCAAAATGCacgagcaaaagaaaagaaattcaaaataaacataggGAAGCCATTTATGATCAATCAGAATGCAACTGATGGGTCAAGACCAGAGTGTTCTCTATGTGGGGTGAAGTATTCTGCACGTTTGTCCATAAGAGACCATATATTTTCCAAACAACACATAACAAAAGTGCGAGAAACTGTGGGAAGTCAGCTGGACCGGGAAAAAGACTACTTAGCTCCTACAACTGTTAGACAGCTGATGGCACAGCAAGAATTGGATCGTATTAAAAAGGCTACAGATGTTTTAGGATTAACAGTACAGCAGCCAGGCATGATGGACAGCAGTTCGCTTCATGGAATCAGTTTGCCAGCAGCTTACCCAGGACTACCTGGCCTTCCTCCAGTTCTTTTACCTGGAATGAATGGTCCATCTTCCTTAACTGGATTTCCTCAAAGTTCAAACAGTAAGtaaacatgaaaagaaaaaaaaagtcagcattGTTGAGATAGAGTTggtattttatgacctttctgtcATTTATATGACTGTACAGCAGAAAAATAATTTGTTCAGAACCTGTGCAAGTCAAGGCTTCCTAACCTATCCAGAACTTGCTGTATTTTGATCCACCAAAGAGAAACAGGACAGTAATGTCAGAGAAGTCAAAATCTATAAAATGGGAAGCAGGATTATGGCATCATAGTCCATGTATCTTGCCCTTGCACGTGTGACAGCATCACATGCACTGACAAAAGAGGACAAGGCTTGAATTGCAACATCATGCCCACCATTTTGTAGGTTTTAATCCCTCCCTGTGCATGCCCcaaatagcatagcaatagcatttagacttatatactgcttcacagtgctttgctctctctaagcggtttacagagtcagcatattgcccccaacaatctggctcctcattttcctgacctcagaaggatggaaggctgagtcagccttcagCCTGATGAGactcaaattgcaggcagccagcagtcagcagaagtagcctgcagtactgcattctaaccattacaCCACCGTGCCTCTTGAGGATGGATTCAGTCTTTATCACTCCCTTACATTTGTATGTCTCTATGAGTCCCACAAACTGTTCCAAAagatcagaggatttttcaagaCTTTGCAGCAGTAATACAAGGACCTGCAAAAATAATACAAGGACCTTGATggcagaaaataaacaaaaaattagAATCCATTCAGGATTTAGTTACCTGATATTTGATCAATATGTTGTTTTTGCAGTAAAGCAACATTAAATGAAATGGGTATTTTAAGTAACAATTTATATGTCAATTAAATAACATTCTTGACTAGAAGTTTTACATTTATTTACCACTTCATCCAGTAAAATTCTAAGAACTGtgtatttttataatttaatCAATATTCcgtatacatattttaaaacattttaccaAGTAAAGGTAAATTGAGGAATGGCATTAGTAACAGGCAAAATTTCATTCAAGTGATAGTAAACCCTAGTAACTTGTTCTCTGGGATTTAACTGTATCCAGTTAAAGCATTGCACTGAAGTCAGTGGAACATCTAAATAATCATGGTAAGGACTgagctaaaaaaaatattattttatttaattcacaaCAGGGATTTTTCATGATCTCCCTAACAGTTTAAGGAGTTATGTAATGAATTAATATAGTCAAGAATAAATTCTAGGCAGCATAGCCTTTTGTATTTGATTTGAAAATTTGATGCATCTATTTGATGAGTTGTATAGTATTATTATAGTACAATAAAAGTATAATATTTTTCCTATCTGAAATAGTGTCATTGATACAGACTTTTTGCATCTCGTTATTCTTGTGTATCTTATGATTAAATTAAAACTATTCAAATTTCAGGATTGATGTCTATACTGCTGATTGCCAACATTAGAATTGTAGCAATAACACCTTTTCTATTTTACTATAATTGATAATAACCATTCAATTAATTGTATTATCCATTTTTCCcttaatttattacatttttcttttcataatgggAAACATTTCCTTCTGGTTTtatctaataaaattaaaagaGTTTATATTTTGTTAAGCACACACAAGTATCACATAAGCAAAACTGCGTATAATATGTGTAAAAATTTAAGCTCAAAACAAATTAAACTATGTTTTATCAGAATAATTACAATTGTTTTCATTAATGGGTGAGTGatagattaaaagaaaaattgtagAAGTGCAGTCTATGCATGGAAACAAACTTTCTCGTTCAGAGTCCGTTGTAGAATCGTATTACAAAGCCAAACCTTGTCCTTCTAAAACTTCTGAACTGGCACATAAAGCCCTCAAGACATAGACTTTAATTTCTGGTGTTATATTCAGTCTCCAAACTTTACACATTAATTTCCTGAAAACAAGTATTCGGATTTTGGAAGAAGAATAAAAGTAATAACTTTGATTTGAAATGAATGCTGGAAAGACAGTTTTCTGCATTTTCCAGAATTCTTCTCTTTGCAAAGCATTTACTGAAGATAAGCTTAACTTCCTGACTGATTTGTTCAATTTTATCATTGTTATTACCTCTTCCAGCTCTCAATCCTAGTAATAATTTACTGGTTAAACCATTTTCCATTGATATTTAGGCCTGCAACTGGTAAAAACAAATTGTATGAGACAATTTGGGGGATACTGCTGTGCTTTGGTTGAGGATCATCTAGCTATAATATCTAATAGTCTTCATTCtgttaggaaagaatagaattttTTTCTAATCCTTCCTCATTGGAAGTACTGCCATGACTTAATTCTAAATCATAAAGAACTGAGCTGTAATTTAGAGATCACAATTAAAAGAAGGTGGGGCTTTATCAGATATTTCTGAACTCCATCTTTGTGCCTTTGAGGATGCAACAATATATATAATGCATGTTTCAGAACTGGGACCAAAGTATTAAACATTTGAAATTCAAGGCAATATTTCCCTATTGTCATTGGGTCAGCTAAATTTGTATCAACAGCTGATATAAACATTGAAGATCTATATGCAGACTAAATCTTAATCATGCAGGTTATTTCTAGATACTGGAGATACAGATCAGTTTGAGTTAGCAGATCTTCAAATAATAGATGCAGTGGCATAATCTATGAAGTATCAATTAAGACTGAAGCAAAGCACTTTCAAATGGTGTCGCTAGCCTCTTTGTATAAATGCTAAGCAAATGTATATCTGgagatatttcattcttccacaTGCTAAATAAACTCTCTATCGTACCTTTCTTACCCAGAAAATATATGTTACTAATGGCTCTTAATGGAATAGTGGAAGTGAAAGGAAAAGAGTAGATTATATTAAACTTTCATTAGTAAAAAAGTATTCCTCCTCCACAGTTCTTTAATATGTGCTCATTTCAGATATGCTTCATATCTTATTAACCCACTTTAACATCTTGTTTTGCTGTGGGCAGCAGTTCCCATTTGATGCAGAGATAAGTTTAATCAGACTTCTTTCAGTCCACTTTATGCCCTGAACCTGATTATGATCCTTCAGTTTACTTCTTTcaacttttaaatgtatttcaaAATCTGGTAACAATCATGCCCAGTTTTCAAAAATTATCCTCTCATAGACTTAAAATATGATACAATGATACTTCTGAATGTAAATGTAATTCTCTATTTTATGATCAACTAAGCAGATAatttatcaaattatatttgagcACGTATGGAATTATTTTTTGCATAAATATCTGCATCACTAAAGTAGCTATTTTCATTAGCATGGCTCAGTTTTGATTTTTCGGTTACTCTCATTCTAtttatctgtaagccgcttagcgagagctgtaaagcactgtgaagcgggatataagtctaagtgctattgctatttaataaataaaactaagTCGCATGTAGCCTTATGCCTTCATTCATTAATTAGCTCTTGATATATCTTAAGAATAATCAAAAAGCCATTGTTATGTATAATAATGGCTTTTTGAGTAGTTATGTatctgtgtgtatctgtctggATATATGAGCGATCTTGAAAATTTATAGAAAAATTTCAGTCATGTTCATCTCAAGCTTAAGTACCAATCACTTCATTTGGATTTACTCACTGGTAATGGGCTATCCTATCTTCAATTTGTCATCTGAATGTTACATGTCCACATCATTAATTGCCATAATCttccaaattgaaaaaaaaaa from Thamnophis elegans isolate rThaEle1 chromosome 8, rThaEle1.pri, whole genome shotgun sequence includes these protein-coding regions:
- the ZFHX4 gene encoding zinc finger homeobox protein 4 isoform X1 — protein: METCDSPTISRQENGQSTSKLCGTTQLDNEVPEKVGGMEPDRENSSTDDNLRTDERKSEILLGFSVENAAATQVTSAKVIPCNECATSFSSLQKYMEHHCPNARLPVLKDDNESEISELEDSDVENLTGEIVYQPDGSAYIIEDSKESGQNAQTEANSKLFSTALFLDSLTSAGEKNDQTASAPVSFYPQIINTFHIASSLGKPFTADQAFPNTSALAGVGPVLHSFRVYDLRHKRDKDYLTSDGSAKNSCVSKDVPNNVDLSKFDGCVSDGKRKPVLMCFLCKLSFGYIRSFVTHAVHDHRMTLNEEEQKLLSNKYVSAIIQGIGKDKEPLISFLEPKKSTSVYPHFSTTNLIGPDPTFRGLWSAFHVENGDSLQAGFAFLKGSASTAGSAEQPVGLTQMPKAEVNLGGLPSLVANTPITSVSLSHSSSESNRISESKDQENNCERQNDSNTIHSNGEFPIKSEPVEDDDDTYSNELDDDEVLGELADSIGSKDFPLLNQSISPLSSSVLKFIEKGTSSSSATVSDDKDKKKQTSALTHSSNVTNNYSISGKDYIDGSASKESTIALHPNETVRGDEDSSVTPHQHSFTPSTTGAGDGSPGSGIECPKCDTVLGSSRSLGGHMTMMHSRNSCKTLKCPKCNWHYKYQQTLEAHMKEKHPEPGGSCVYCKTGQPHPRLARGESYTCGYKPFRCEVCNYSTTTKGNLSIHMQSDKHLNNVQNLQNGNGEQVYGHSTPAPNPSLSSCGTPSPSKPKQKPTWRCEVCDYETNVARNLRIHMTSEKHMHNMMLLQQNMKQIQHNLHLGLAPAEAELYQYYLAQNIGLTGMKLENPADPQMMINPFQLDAATAAALTPGLVNNELPPEIRLASGQLMGDDLSLLTAGELSPYISDPALKLFQCAVCNKFTSDSLEALSVHVSSERSLPEEEWRAVIGDIYQCKLCNYNTQLKANFQLHCKTDKHMQKYQLVAHIKEGGKTNEWRLKCIAIGNPVHLKCNACDYYTNSVDKLRLHTTNHRHEAAWRLYKHLQKHENEVNPESCYYYCALCDYSTKIKLNLVQHVRSVKHQQTEGLRKLQLHQQGLAPEEDNFSDIFFVKDCPPNEFEEQIEDAEGSTKSSSVAVADDKDTCEKERNKSEGRKASKDSAGINTPEKEPKVNIAAGEQPLLLTKEDGPPKKAKFSEENKFGHDQFYQCPYCNYNSRDPNRIQMHVLSQHSMQPVICCPLCQDVLSNKMHLQLHLTHLHSVSPDCVEKLLMTVPVPDMMMPNSMLLPTVASEKSDCDAMSTNLRTEGSGKYSGDSPPEEKNTPGLEESKTGMEIKVEEHKPLKESAELPEWNKSSTNDIKIIESLPDHLNEQQKRQQLSVSDRHVYKYRCNHCSLAFKTMQKLQIHSQYHAIRAATMCSLCQRSFRTFQALKKHLETGHPELSEAEIQQLCASLPVNGELWSENESMAQDEHALEQDIEREYEVDQEGKASPVGSDSSSIPDEMGSEPKRTLPFRKGPNFTMEKFLDPSRPYKCTVCKESFTQKNILLVHYNSVSHLHKLKKVLQEASSPVPQEANSSTDNKPYKCSICNVSYSQSSTLEIHMRSVLHQTKARAAKLEPNSNTLSGTSTAGSVNSPSQGSVESTSLPAVNSKETHLDAKEVTKKQASELISAQPTHHPPQSPAQLQMQLQHELQQQAAFFQPQFLNPAFLPHFPMTPEALLQFQQPQFLFPFYIPGTEFSLSPDLGLSASAAFGMPGMAGMAGSLLEDLKQQMQAQHHVGQTQLQLLQQQAQQYQVTPPQIQPQKQQQQQQQTNKLIKAEQNPVNAECQMGKDMPLMKESEEISEKQEKPKQEFISDSEGLKENKEIKKQKSSEPIIPPPRIASGARGNAAKALLENFGFELVIQYNENRQKVQKKNKTGDCENTDKLECAACSKLFSNILILKSHQEHVHGQFFPYGALEKFACQYREAYDKLYPISPSSPEPPPPPPPPPAPSVTPSQPSSSSGKIQSITPTPLQAPPPTPPPPPPPPPPPPPPPPPSAPPPVQLPVSLDLPLFPPIMMQSVQHPALPPQLALQLPPMDALSADLTQLCQQQLGLDPNFLRHSQFKRPRTRITDDQLKILRAYFDINNSPSEEQIQEMAEKSGLSQKVIKHWFRNTLFKERQRNKDSPYNFSNPPITVLEDIRIEPQTSSLEHYKSDASLSKRSSRTRFTDYQLRVLQDFFDTNAYPKDDEIEQLSTVLNLATRVIVVWFQNARQKARKSYENQAETKDNEKRELTNERYIRTSNMQYQCKKCNVVFPRIFDLITHQKKLCYKDEDDDAQDESQTEDSMDATDQTLYRNCTYSGPSDSSKSMALTTAGSSGSGSSTPLMPSPKPEPDKNSPKPDLPEKQKQNDTTPKQVETSSQSNKLMQSTLTSSTGSSTDAQPSASQAQQHKQSQIGGRPPSTSQSTPIPSSPLTISMGPLQNSLPPQLLQYQCDQCTVAFPTLELWQEHQHMHFLAAQNQFLHSQFLERPMDMPYMIFDPNSSLMTGQLLNSSLAQMAPQVGSTHTTHHTASVSGSLKRKLDDKDDNNCSEKEGGNSGEDQHRDKRLRTTITPEQLEILYEKYLLDSNPTRKMLDHIAREVGLKKRVVQVWFQNTRARERKGQFRAVGPAQSHKRCPFCRALFKAKSALESHIRSRHWNEGKQAGYSLPPSPLIANEDGGESPQKYMFFDYPSSLTKIDLSSENELASTVSTPVSKTAEMSPKNLLSPSSFKAECNEDIENLNASHVDSCYDQSKTDFDETSSINTAISDATTGDEGNNETESMSGGSKDVKSTSTPKEPKNILNDNLPKNINIPNVENSDDRHLFSMTSPSIHFSDKDCDLDQSVYITDDPDDNADRSETSSIADPSSPNPFGGNNPFKSKSSDRPGHKRFRTQMSNLQLKVLKACFSDYRTPTMQECEMLGNEIGLPKRVVQVWFQNARAKEKKFKINIGKPFMINQNATDGSRPECSLCGVKYSARLSIRDHIFSKQHITKVRETVGSQLDREKDYLAPTTVRQLMAQQELDRIKKATDVLGLTVQQPGMMDSSSLHGISLPAAYPGLPGLPPVLLPGMNGPSSLTGFPQSSNTLTPPNAGMLGFPTSATSSPALSLSSVPSKSLLQTPPPPPPPPPPPPPSTSSLSGQQTEQQNKESEKKNTNKPHKVRKIKEEESEGNKHEKHPPKEEKISSALSMLGKVVGETHVDPNQLQALQNAIAGDPASFIGGQFLPYFIPGFASYFTPQLPGTVQGGYLPPVCGMDSLFPYGPAVPQTIAGLSPGTLLQQYQQYQQNLQDSLQKQQKQQEQQQKQVQAKSSKVENDQPQNSSDASETKEDRSSAMESTKEEPQLDSKSADFTDSHIVPFVKYEFICRKCQMMFTDEDAAVNHQKSFCYFGQPMIDPQETVLRVPVSKYQCLACDVAISGNEALSQHLQSSLHKEKTIKQAMRNAKEHVRLLPHSVCSPNPNTTSTSQSAASSNNTYPHLSCFSMKSWPNILFQASARKAASSPSSPPSLSLPSTVTSSLCSTSGVQTSLPTESCSDESDSELSQKLEDLDNSLEVKAKPASGLDGNFNSIRMDLFSV